GCAGCTATTTTTTCAGCCTCGGATGACCCTGAGGCTGCGGATAGCTATTTGCAAGAATTTGAACGAGGACCGGACGGTATTTTGAACATGCCTCGCATCAGTGCGGATTATGTAGTTCCGGATTATAACCGCTGGAGTCTCATTAACGCCATCAATTATTTGGGGATTTTTTCGCACTTTATTCATCCAGACAATATTTATTATGAAGAAAACGGCCAAAGAAGCTGGCGGGAGATGTATGAGGGCCTGGACGGCTTGTTGCGCATGGTGCATGATCAATATGGCTGGTTGCGCAGTTGTACGATGTCCCAGGGGGGAGAGCTGGTCGATGATTACCTGAATCTCAACTATCGCGTACAGCGCGAACCGGAGAGAATTCGACTGCATGCCTGGGGCTTTCGTCAAGATGCATTCTTTGTGCTGCGCAGTCGGCAAAACGTGAAATACGCAGAGGGAGCCCAGGTGCAAAAAATCGGTGACCAAGCATATCTGGTTAAGCTGCAGCGTCCTGAAGCGCTTATTTATCTTGCGGCGGAGGCAACACAATGAAGATTTGTATGGTTGTGGAAGGCAGCTATCCCTATGTAACTGGTGGTGTATCCTCCTGGTTGCAAATGTTGATTAGCTTGATGCCGGAACATGAGTTTATCGTTTATTCCGTTGCTGCGGAAGAAAAACAGCGTGGCTGTTTCAAATATGAAATTCCTGAAAATGTGATTGAGGTAAAAGAAGTCTTTTTGGACAGCATTTTGCATCAGTCTGTACAAGGCTTGGGAAAATGTGAATTGAGCCCGCAGGAAGCGGCAGCCTTTGAAGCATTGATTTGCGGTGAGAGAAATGTGCGGCTTCAAGAACTTCTTCCTCTTTTTCAGAGTGGGCGAGCTGGGAAAAAACGCAGCGGCATGGCGATGAATATTTTCATGAGTTTTTCTTTTTTTGACGTCGTGCAGCGCGCGTATCAACGCCAGTTTGGTCATCTCCCGTTTACGGATTTCTTTTGGACCGTTCGTTCCATGCTGCTGCCCTTGCTCTATCTGCTAGAGCAGGATCTGCCGGAAGCGGATGTGTATCATAGTGTGGCGGCCGGTTATGCAGGCGTGATTGCTATGGCGGGAGCGGCGCAGCACAAGAAACCTTTTTTGCTGACAGAGCATGGCATCTATGCAAGGGAACGCGAAGAGGAGATCATTCAAAGCTCTTGGGCGGGGGATGATTTTAAAGGACTTTGGATTAATTACTTTTACAGCTTGGCTAAACTATCATATCAAGAAGCCTCCAAGGTATTGACTCTATTCCGGCAAAATGCGGAAATGGAAGCCTATTTAGGCTGTGATCCGGCTAAGATTGAAGTTGTTCCTAATGGCGTAAATGCGTCTCGCTTTGCGGGGACTCCTGGCAAAAGAGGTGATGGGCGGACGGTAGGAGCGATTGTCAGGGTAGTGCCGATTAAAGATATTATGACCATGCTGCGAGCCTTTGCTCTTGTGCGGACAGAGTGCCCGGAAAGTCGCTTTTTTATCATCGGACCTATTGATGAGAACGAAGAGTATTTTGAAGAATGTCAAAATCTAGCGGACTCTCTCGGCTTGAGTGATGTGGTATTTACAGGAACTGTCGATGTGCGTGAATACTTGCCGAAGTTGGACTTGTTGATGCTTACCAGTATTAGTGAAGGCCAGCCGCTGGCCTTATTGGAAGGCATGGCGGCCGGCAAGCCCTTTGTTTGTACCGATGTCGGCGCGTGCCGCGAACTTCTTTTGGGCGAAGACGGCTTTGGTCCGGCAGGGTATGTTGTGCCAATGTTGGATGCGCCCGCGTTGGCGCAGGGCGTAGTGAAGCTTTTGAGAGACCCGAAGCTGCGTGAAGAAATGGGAGAAAATGGGCGGCGGCGTGTTGGGGAACAATATACGCGCCAGCGTTTTATTGATCGATACCGTCAGGTGTATGAGGAGGTGGCAAGCGATGGCAGGAATCGGCTTTGAGCTGAAAAAGCTGTTTAAAGACAAGAGCGCCTTCGGGTATGCGAAAGCCTATGCATATACGGCGGTAGTGACGGTAGGTCCGTTTTTGCTGGCTGTGCTGCTGCTGTTGGTGTTGCAGCTGCTGCTGAAGGAAGGCGAAGTTCCCTACGCGTTTCGCATGGTATACCAGTGCTCTATTGTGTATGCGTTGGTTTTTTCACAAATTCTTTCCAGTGGCTTTTCTATGATAATTACCCGTTTTGTAGCGGATCAGCTGTATGCGGGACAGGAGGAATATATTCTGCCCTCCCTGCACTGTATGGTGGTAGTGGCATTGGCTTGCGGAGCGCCAGTGGCTATTTTGTTCCTATGGTCGTCGCCGCTGGATTTTCTTTTGAAAGCGTTGACTTATGTGCTGTATTTGACAATGATCGTGATTTGGATTCAAGCGGTGTATTTATCAGCGCTCAAGGATTATCGCAAGATTCTGCTGGCCTACGCCATAGGAGTAGGAATAGCAATTTTGGCGGGAGTAGTTGTTGTTTGGCAGGGAGCATATTTAGTGGAAGGGATGCTAGGGGCCGCTTGTATGGGGGTTGGTGTCATCGCTATGATCCTGCAATGGCAGCTACAACGCTTTTTCCCTTGGCGGGCCCAGCAAGTCAGTTATCGTCAAATTATGGCGGCTTGGCTCGATTATAAGGAATTGTTTGGTGTGAACTTTTTTTATACACTAGGATTATTTTTGCCTAATTTCTTGTTTTGGTTTGGCCGGGATTCCCAACTGATTGCCTGGACGTATCGCGTGGCGCCGGAATACGATATGGCGACCTTTTTTGCTTTGCTGACAGTGCTGCCGGCAATGATTATGTTTGTAGTTGCTACAGAACTTTCTTTTTATGATAAATATATTGTGTATTTTCAACGTATCGTGGGCAAAGGCAATTTTCAGGAGATTAGTGAAGCCCGCAAAGACATGTTACAGGTTCTTTGGTCGGAATTGCGTCACCTGATGGAATTTCAACTTTGCTTTTCGCTCTTATTTTTAGCGTTGGGAAGTTATTGGCTTCCCAAGGTGGGCGGAAGCTATCGTGTGATTGAAATTTACACGATTTTAGTATTGGCGGCGTATTGCATTTCCATGATGCAAAGCGTTTTGATTTTACTTTTGTATTTTGAAGACCGCCGCGGCGCCCTATTGGTGACTTCGCTGTTTGCGGCAGGGTCCTTTATTTTCAATCTTTTATCGGTACTGGGTGACGCCAGCGGCAATACGGATGGCTTTGGCGTATTTGCCGCAGCATTTGCAGCTCTTGTATATGCTTTGCGGCGATTGCGTTACTATACAGACCGTATTGATTATTTTGTGTTTTGCACGCAACCGGTTTTACAAGGGCATGAACGAGGAGGCTGGCTTCGAAATTGGCTTTTGCGGCGCAGCGTAGCGGCGGCCCTTGCGGTTTTTGTCGCAGGTTACGCGTCTCCTCTTTGGGCGGGGGCGGCGCAGATCGAAGAAGAAAGTCAGCAACAGCATCAGACCTTAAAAAATGACGCCTTGCGCTTGGCGGAGATAAAACAGCTTCGTAAAGAGCTTGTGGAAGTGAAAGAAGAACTGAAAAGCGCCGAAGCAATGATGCGTGAAGCGCAGGACCAAATTGCGCAGGCGGAAAAACAAAAAGGCGATGTGTTGCAGCGGCAGGAAGCGCTGCGTCTACAAATGAAGGAAGCTGAACGGCAGTGGCCGGAGCTTAAAGAGCAGCTGAAACATGCTCAAGAACGTTTGCATCAACTGCGTCAGGAAGAAGCGGCCCTTCAAGAACAGGCTGAGAATGCAAGGCAGCGAGGCGAGCAAGCGCAAGCTTCCGTGGAAGCCATAGAGGCGCGGGCGCTTCAACAAGGAAGCCTTGATCAGTTAAAAGAAGAGGAGTTGGAACGGCTGGCGGCGGCAGCGGATGCTTTGAATGAACGGTTGGAAGGCGCTTATGCAGCGGCGGAGACATTACAGGCGGAAGCGGATGCCTTGGATCAGTCGTTAGAAGCCTTCCAGGCTCGAATCGAGGCGGCGGAGGCCAGAGAAAATCATTGGCAAGAACAAGTTCAGAAGATGCAGGATCATTGGCAAGAGGCGCGCGATGGTTTGCAAGATGCTCTAAAGGAAGAGCAAGAAACCAAAAACGATCTCGCAGAGGCGCACTCTTTCTTGAAAGAAGCGACAACTTCTAAAACAGAGCTTCAACAATATGAAAAAGAAGTTGTCAAGCAGCTGCAAGGACCTCCGCCGGTTCGGGAAGGTTCTTTGGAGCAGCGGTATTATAGCTGGTCTGGTAACGGGAGTAGCGGCTATCAATGGTTGAAGAGCGGTACGGTAGCGTACAACGATAAAGAGGTAGAAGCCAGCTTGCGCCTGCAGCATGTGAATGCACAAGCTACGGTTAACGGCGCTAAGGGCTATTTGGCCGGCTGGATGGATACGCAGTTGGCGGTGACGCGGACAAAAGAGGATAAGACGCATATATGGCGCTATGGGGTGGACGTGAATTTGCCTACTGGCATGACGCGGCTTTCCTCTGCCGCAAGGCAGGCTCAAGTAGACGATGACTTAGTGGAAACCGATGTGTTTGGCGAAGGCTGGAATTGGACGCCAAGAGTGGAATGGAGTTATAAAAAAGGAGAGCAGGATCTCTGGACTCTGGGGACAAGTTACGGCTTCCGAGGCAGTTATGTCCGGTATAGCTCTGGGACGGCAGACGATATGGCTAGCTATTCTCCGGGCAATGAATGGAGCCGCTATCTTCGGTGGAGACACCTGGGAGAAAAACATCGCATTGAATGGGAAGCGTCGAACTCGGTTTATAGTGATGCAACGTTAAATGGAGCAGCATGGTATCGTTCGGGAAATGCTTGGGACGTACGAGGTTCCTATGCGAAAACATTGACGCCAGACTCTGAATTACAGGTATATATACGTCAGCATTGGGATGCGGCGGAGCGTTCCTACCAGGGAGAAGACCTTGGGGGCGGGCAAAAGCGTCGTTATGCAGGGGTTGCCTTGGAAAGAGAAATTAAGCCAGGGCGTTTATTGCGTTTTTCGTTAGATGGCATGTGGGCAGATGGAAACTTGTTGGATCCAAAGACTGATTTGCTTAAAAGCAAGCGTCAGCGCTATTCGGTAGGCATCGGCTACGAGATTACGCTGGCGAAAGAGAGACGGCTCTATTGGGATCTACGCTGGTTCCGGTTGCATCAAGATGAGGCGGCAAGTTATCATGGCTATCAGCTTTCGTGCGGCTTTTTCCAATCTATGTAGCATCAGCGGATTTCAATAGAACATAAAACTATCGCCGGAGGGAAGGGATTTTCAAAAACAAAGCCGAAGTTCATAGGGTAAACCAGAGCGGAAGAGGAGGCAGACATGGAAGAGAAAAAAGGCGCTCGGAAAGTGTTCTTGCAAATCTTTATGGCGTTAGGGAGCCCGTTGTTCTTACTGGCCATTGTAGCATTGTTCTTTTTTGCTTTCGGCGCGGGGTACTTGGTGTCCTGGATTTTGAGACCCTTGGGTTTTTGGCCCTTTGCAGGGTATCTCGATTTTTTAGTCAAAGAAGTGGTGGGTTGTTTTGTTCTCAGCTTTTTGGCGATTGCCCTGGCTAAACGTTAAAGAAGCGACGAAAAATACCGGAACCGTAGGTTCTGGTATTTTTTTGTCGATTTTTGTATTGAATATGTTTTTGAGTATACATGAAGGCGTAGATTTCGAGCGGCAGGATTTTGACAGTGTAACGGGAATAAATACAAAGCTTTATACATAGCGAATATATAATTAGAGAGAAATAGGGCGGGGGAGGAAGTCATCGTGCAGGAAAAAGTGTTGCCTAGTGACGAATTGGGGGAGAAAATTCGTGAAGCCGAGGCCTGTTTTGACCGGCGTAGGAAAAACTTAGGTCTTGTTTTGGGGCCGGCGCTGGGAATTTTGGTTTGCTTCTTACCGTTAGGAGGCCTGCCGGCGGAAGCGCATCGACTACTGGCAATTATTGCTTTTATTGCGACTTGGTGGATTACTGAGCCGGTTCCCATACCTGTAAGCGCTCTTTTGGGGCCGGTATTGGCTATTTTGTTTGGCGTTATCTCTCCGGCTAAGGCCTTTGCGCCCTTTGCAAATCCTTTGATTTTCTTATTTATGGGGAGTTTTATGCTGGCCACAGCGATGATGAGCCACGGCCTGGATAAGCGTTTTGCCTATGCCATTTTGTCTATGAAATGGGTTGGCTCCAGCCCGACGCGCATTTTGCTCGCGCTGGGACTTGTAACTACGTTATGCTCCGGCTGGGTGAGCAACACGGCCACCGCAGCGATGATGATGCCCATTGCGATGGGGCTATTGCTTGCGATTAAAGACATGCATGCAGCGACAGGCAATGGCGATCTGGATTTGCACCAGTACAAATTCGCTACTGGTTTGATGCTGATGGCTGGCTACGCTTCCTCGGTAGGGGGAGTGTTGACGCCGGTAGGAACGCCGCCGAATTTAATTATGATCGGGCTTTTGGAGCAGTTGGGCGCGGTAAAGGTGTCTTTTTTCGAATGGATGATCTGGGGCAGCGTGGCGATGGTTGCTTATTTTGTGATTATGTTCATCGTGATTAAGAAGATGTTTCCTGCCGATGTTGACCGTATTGAGGGCGCCGAAGAGATGATACGTGAGCAGCGTTCCAAACTGGGGCCTTGGAGAGCGGGAGAAATCAATTCGGTTATTGCCTTTGCCGTAGCGGTGACATTGTGGGTGCTGCCGGGATTTATGGCGATGGCATTGGGAGCGGAGCATCCGCTGCTAAAAGCCTATAATTCCTATTTGTCCGAAGCCGTCGTAGCCATGCTGGCGGGGCTCTTGCTGTTTTTGCTGCCTACGGACTGGGGCAAACGAGAGTTTACCCTGACCTGGCCTGAGGCCGTCAAGGGTATCGACTGGGGAACGCTAGTGCTTTTTGGCGGAGGCTTATCGCTCGGAAGCATGATGTATACCACTGGGCTATCTAAATGGATTGGCGCGCTCATTGTCGAAGCTACAGGCGCTCATTCGCAGCTGGCGCTGGTGACGACCTTCGCGGTTTTTTCCTTGCTTATGTCGGAATTGACATCTCATACGGCGGCTACCAATATGGTAGGCCCTTTGGGGATTACCGTAGCCATGTCAGCAGGCCTTAGCCCGGTGCCGGTGGCGGTGGCCATTGCGCTGGCATCCTCTCTGGGCTTTATGCTGCCTGTTTCTACGCCTCCTAATGCCATTGTCTATGCTAGCGGTTTTATTCCCATCACAAAGATGATTAAAGCTGGTTTTATCTTGGATGTCATTGGTATTTTCTTCATTACCATTCCGATTGTGCTGTATTTAGTAGCGTGGGTGGGATACTAAGCGACAAAGCCTCTCTGACTTGACAGGGACGCTTTGCTTTTGTTTGGCGAAAAAATGAAACAAAAAAACGGCTATCATTTCGATAGCCGCGATTGCTTGCGTGGCGGAGTGGGTGGGATTTGAACCCACGCACGGGTTACCCCGTCTAACGATTTAGCAAACCGTCCTCTTCAGCCACTTGAGTACCACTCCGTGTGTTTTGGTTTACCGTAAGGTTGTCTGGCGGAGGGGGTGGGATTCGAACCCACGGTTCCTTGCGGAATCACCGGTTTTCAAGACCGGCTCCTTAAACCACTCGGACACCCCTCCGTGTCCGATACGAACCAAATTATATCAGCATTGACGGTGCATTGTCAATGAAAAAATGCAGAAACCTCTGTAGGACCATTAGAAAAACTTCGGAGATATGGCTTGAGATTATTAAGGAAGGATTAAATTTTGAAAAAACAGGAGAGAGCCTTGACGCAGGGCAAGAGGGAGAGTAATATCTATTCGATAGGTTTCTGCAAGGAAGCAATAAATTAAGATACATATATGAAAGCGGGTGAAAAGAATGGATGCCGACCGACCTAGTATGCTGAAAGAAAATGCAGTGCAAGATGAAATACCTCCTGGAGCAAGGCCCATTCTTTTCTCCTGCTTTAGAGAATTGTTGACTGTACGGATGCTCTGATAAATCGGAAGAACCTCCCTGTGTGTAGAGGCCGTGTTTGTGAGAGTTTGTGATGGCTGTAACCATCTCTTTTTTCGTGCGAAAAATAGAGTGCAGCAGTTCTTTAGCTCAGTCAGAATATCGCCGCTTGCTGTAAAAAGCGAGGTTGTCTGCGATTTCAAGAATGGTTCCTTCCTCTTGGAGTCCAAGGGGGAGCGAATTGTGTTAAAAGTATATAAAAGCGTATGCGAAACCTGCGCACAACTGCAGGAATTGACCGTAGATACGGCGGAAAAAGGAACGTGGTTTAACTTAATCAATCCTACACCGTCGGAGCTGGAGGTTGTCGCGGAAGCTACGCATGTACCGATGGATTTTCTTAAAGCAGCGTTGGACGAAGAAGAACGTTCCCGTACGGAAATCGAAGATAACTGCATTTTGGTTATTACGAATATTCCAGTGGTACGGGGCAAAGATATGTATGATACGCTGCCGCTGGG
This sequence is a window from Anaeromusa acidaminophila DSM 3853. Protein-coding genes within it:
- the pelG gene encoding exopolysaccharide Pel transporter PelG codes for the protein MAGIGFELKKLFKDKSAFGYAKAYAYTAVVTVGPFLLAVLLLLVLQLLLKEGEVPYAFRMVYQCSIVYALVFSQILSSGFSMIITRFVADQLYAGQEEYILPSLHCMVVVALACGAPVAILFLWSSPLDFLLKALTYVLYLTMIVIWIQAVYLSALKDYRKILLAYAIGVGIAILAGVVVVWQGAYLVEGMLGAACMGVGVIAMILQWQLQRFFPWRAQQVSYRQIMAAWLDYKELFGVNFFYTLGLFLPNFLFWFGRDSQLIAWTYRVAPEYDMATFFALLTVLPAMIMFVVATELSFYDKYIVYFQRIVGKGNFQEISEARKDMLQVLWSELRHLMEFQLCFSLLFLALGSYWLPKVGGSYRVIEIYTILVLAAYCISMMQSVLILLLYFEDRRGALLVTSLFAAGSFIFNLLSVLGDASGNTDGFGVFAAAFAALVYALRRLRYYTDRIDYFVFCTQPVLQGHERGGWLRNWLLRRSVAAALAVFVAGYASPLWAGAAQIEEESQQQHQTLKNDALRLAEIKQLRKELVEVKEELKSAEAMMREAQDQIAQAEKQKGDVLQRQEALRLQMKEAERQWPELKEQLKHAQERLHQLRQEEAALQEQAENARQRGEQAQASVEAIEARALQQGSLDQLKEEELERLAAAADALNERLEGAYAAAETLQAEADALDQSLEAFQARIEAAEARENHWQEQVQKMQDHWQEARDGLQDALKEEQETKNDLAEAHSFLKEATTSKTELQQYEKEVVKQLQGPPPVREGSLEQRYYSWSGNGSSGYQWLKSGTVAYNDKEVEASLRLQHVNAQATVNGAKGYLAGWMDTQLAVTRTKEDKTHIWRYGVDVNLPTGMTRLSSAARQAQVDDDLVETDVFGEGWNWTPRVEWSYKKGEQDLWTLGTSYGFRGSYVRYSSGTADDMASYSPGNEWSRYLRWRHLGEKHRIEWEASNSVYSDATLNGAAWYRSGNAWDVRGSYAKTLTPDSELQVYIRQHWDAAERSYQGEDLGGGQKRRYAGVALEREIKPGRLLRFSLDGMWADGNLLDPKTDLLKSKRQRYSVGIGYEITLAKERRLYWDLRWFRLHQDEAASYHGYQLSCGFFQSM
- the pelF gene encoding GT4 family glycosyltransferase PelF, with amino-acid sequence MKICMVVEGSYPYVTGGVSSWLQMLISLMPEHEFIVYSVAAEEKQRGCFKYEIPENVIEVKEVFLDSILHQSVQGLGKCELSPQEAAAFEALICGERNVRLQELLPLFQSGRAGKKRSGMAMNIFMSFSFFDVVQRAYQRQFGHLPFTDFFWTVRSMLLPLLYLLEQDLPEADVYHSVAAGYAGVIAMAGAAQHKKPFLLTEHGIYAREREEEIIQSSWAGDDFKGLWINYFYSLAKLSYQEASKVLTLFRQNAEMEAYLGCDPAKIEVVPNGVNASRFAGTPGKRGDGRTVGAIVRVVPIKDIMTMLRAFALVRTECPESRFFIIGPIDENEEYFEECQNLADSLGLSDVVFTGTVDVREYLPKLDLLMLTSISEGQPLALLEGMAAGKPFVCTDVGACRELLLGEDGFGPAGYVVPMLDAPALAQGVVKLLRDPKLREEMGENGRRRVGEQYTRQRFIDRYRQVYEEVASDGRNRL
- a CDS encoding SLC13 family permease, with protein sequence MQEKVLPSDELGEKIREAEACFDRRRKNLGLVLGPALGILVCFLPLGGLPAEAHRLLAIIAFIATWWITEPVPIPVSALLGPVLAILFGVISPAKAFAPFANPLIFLFMGSFMLATAMMSHGLDKRFAYAILSMKWVGSSPTRILLALGLVTTLCSGWVSNTATAAMMMPIAMGLLLAIKDMHAATGNGDLDLHQYKFATGLMLMAGYASSVGGVLTPVGTPPNLIMIGLLEQLGAVKVSFFEWMIWGSVAMVAYFVIMFIVIKKMFPADVDRIEGAEEMIREQRSKLGPWRAGEINSVIAFAVAVTLWVLPGFMAMALGAEHPLLKAYNSYLSEAVVAMLAGLLLFLLPTDWGKREFTLTWPEAVKGIDWGTLVLFGGGLSLGSMMYTTGLSKWIGALIVEATGAHSQLALVTTFAVFSLLMSELTSHTAATNMVGPLGITVAMSAGLSPVPVAVAIALASSLGFMLPVSTPPNAIVYASGFIPITKMIKAGFILDVIGIFFITIPIVLYLVAWVGY